In Blastopirellula sediminis, the following proteins share a genomic window:
- a CDS encoding BBP7 family outer membrane beta-barrel protein: MKPKKLILSTALSAVALFSTQVGAQTPYGPGYPPQAAPAYGAPSGYSMMGGGYAMPYGPMGPAPGYAAAPMGYQQVMPAGYQDPTMAGDPPMEYEQYAPGQEYGESVMEGSPYGETLHDASCSSCDLPPRVYGSADLLVMWRKSSNLVSILTTSDAVDEGVIGAPTTSTLFGGPEQGHALTGMRITTGLWLDNYQNWSVGGSFLALEREVQGINATSAEFPTLAFPFFNTNTNANASIVVALPGAGNNAADNTTVGIRKDNNFYTGDMFFTKHLYTSHANRVDFVGGYYYARIDDAMKIRAQYTAQDAGGTVPVGTVVNVGDNFLAKNEFNGGEVGLIFDFQDGPFTWRALGKIALGSMHQRMAISGSRQETFGGITDEFNGGIYARDSNIGDYSRDVFCFIPEGQFDLIYALTCNLDLKIGCTYIYVSDVALAQGAVPGTINPSGGDPVYTFGSDDYWALGATFGVDFHY, from the coding sequence ATGAAGCCCAAAAAGTTGATTCTCTCGACGGCGTTATCCGCCGTCGCGCTATTCTCGACGCAAGTCGGCGCTCAAACGCCGTACGGACCAGGCTATCCGCCGCAAGCGGCGCCTGCGTATGGTGCGCCGAGCGGCTACTCGATGATGGGCGGGGGTTACGCGATGCCGTATGGTCCGATGGGACCGGCGCCAGGCTATGCCGCTGCACCGATGGGATATCAGCAAGTCATGCCGGCCGGATATCAAGATCCGACCATGGCGGGCGATCCCCCAATGGAATACGAACAATACGCCCCGGGACAAGAGTACGGCGAAAGCGTCATGGAAGGTTCGCCCTACGGCGAAACGCTGCATGACGCTTCGTGCAGCAGCTGCGACCTGCCGCCGCGCGTCTACGGCTCGGCTGACCTGTTGGTCATGTGGCGGAAGAGCTCGAATCTGGTGTCGATCTTGACCACCAGCGATGCGGTCGACGAAGGGGTGATCGGCGCCCCGACGACGTCGACGTTGTTTGGCGGTCCGGAGCAAGGTCACGCGTTGACCGGTATGCGGATCACCACGGGGCTGTGGCTCGACAACTACCAAAACTGGTCGGTCGGCGGCAGCTTCCTCGCCCTGGAACGCGAAGTTCAAGGGATCAACGCGACTTCGGCGGAATTCCCGACGCTCGCGTTTCCGTTCTTCAATACGAACACCAACGCTAACGCGTCGATCGTCGTCGCTTTGCCGGGCGCGGGTAACAATGCGGCCGACAATACCACGGTCGGCATCCGCAAGGATAATAACTTCTACACCGGCGACATGTTCTTCACGAAGCACCTGTATACCAGCCACGCAAATCGCGTCGACTTCGTCGGCGGTTACTACTACGCTCGCATCGACGATGCGATGAAGATCCGGGCTCAATACACGGCGCAGGACGCGGGCGGCACGGTGCCGGTCGGCACGGTCGTGAACGTGGGGGACAACTTCCTCGCCAAGAACGAGTTCAACGGCGGTGAAGTCGGTTTGATCTTCGACTTCCAGGATGGTCCGTTCACCTGGCGAGCCCTGGGTAAGATCGCTCTCGGCAGCATGCACCAGCGGATGGCGATCAGCGGTTCGCGTCAGGAAACGTTCGGCGGCATCACCGACGAATTCAACGGCGGCATCTACGCTCGGGACTCGAATATCGGGGACTACTCGCGAGACGTCTTCTGCTTTATCCCGGAAGGCCAGTTCGACCTGATCTATGCGTTGACCTGTAACTTGGACCTGAAGATCGGTTGCACGTACATTTACGTCAGCGACGTCGCCTTGGCTCAGGGCGCCGTTCCGGGGACGATCAACCCGAGCGGTGGAGACCCGGTCTACACGTTCGGCAGCGACGACTACTGGGCGCTGGGCGCCACGTTCGGCGTCGACTTCCACTACTAA